Genomic segment of Bacteroidota bacterium:
TAGGATCATTCTTGGTAATAACAAACTATCGATAAACACCGAACTCTTGTCCATTTTACCATCATTATCTATATCCTCCAGCAATGATATCCGGCTAAAAGGCTTCTGTTCATTCGATGCATCAGCATCTAACATATACGTAAGCATTTCTGCTACATACATTCTTGCATTGCCATCCCATGCAATGGCAACAGGTTCTTTTATCATTGGTTCACTTGCCACCAGTTCCAGGTGATAGCCGGCAGGAAGATTAAAAGATTTTAAACTTTGTTCTGGATTCAGGTATTCAACAGAGGGAGTGGAATCAAATATGCGTGTAGGATAAGGGTTACCAACCTGCTTCCGAATGGTGCCTTTGGGTGCACTACAGTTATATATGATCACACATGATACGAGTAAACAGATAATGAAATACGCTTTTCTCATTGTAAAAAATAAATGGGTAATTACTTAACTGATGCAATCCGTTTTAATTCGGGATCAGCACCCATCGCATATTTGATGCCGCCTAATACATGTTGAAGGAACAATGGATCTTCCCATGATTTATTATCGTGGCCCAGGGCAGTATAAAAACCTCTTCCTCCATCAAACTCATGATACCAGGCCATTGGATGATCGTCACCATTACCGCCGCCGGAATAACTGCTTTCGTCAATAGTAATCAGGATTTTCAAATCGGTGCCGATCCACTTGAAATTATATAGTTCATCAGAACGCTTCCATACTTTTGGAAGGTGGGCCGTAGCAATATTATTTTCGTCCACGATATTGAAAACTGCTTCCTGTGGCCTTGGATGATTTTTAAAATAAGCACCGTTCAATTCGCCAAACCAGGCCCAATCATATTCAGTATCGGCTGCAGAATGTAATCCAAAATAACCACCTCCATTCCGGATAAACTTTTCAAATTCTTTTTGTTGCTCATCATTCAATACATTGCCTGTCGTGCACAGAAAAATCACAGCAGTATATTGCTTTAAATTTTCTGCAGTAAAGATGTCTGAACTTTCTGTAGTATCAACATCAAATTTATTTTTTTGTCCCAGCTCTATAATATATTTTTTTCCCGCCACAATGGATGAGGTATGGCGGTAGCCGGCGGTTTTACTGAATACTAAAATTTTCTTTTGTTTCTTTTTGAGAGAATAGCTGCTCATACTTATAACCAATGCACCCAACAAAAAGAGTAAAAGAGATAATCTGCTTGTTTTCATTTTCTGCGACTTTAAAAACATATAAAAAAAATCATAAAAGCTTGCTAAGACGATAAATGAATAAAAACCTTTTCCAACCAAGAGTTTATTTGAACAATTTTATACTACTCTATTTAAATAATACCTGTGCAAAATTGAAAAGATTGTTTCTCCAAACCGGCCAGGTATGTCCGCCCGGATATTCACTGTATTGATATTTAATTTTGAGTTCATCAAATTTCGAAAGCATGATTTTACAATTAGCATAAGCAATATCTTCTTTACCACCCATTGCAATCCAGAAGCTTTTTAAATTATTATTAATAGTTGATGCATTGTTTTTCATAAACTCATACTGAGGATTGGAAAGTGCCGGCTGGTTGGCCCACCAGCCTGAACTAAATACTCCGAGGTAAGCGAACATGTCTGTATTTCTTACACCTGCATGCAATGTTTGTAATCCACCCATTGATAAACCAGCTAGTGCAGTATTGCCACTTCCTTTTGCGATGCGGTAATTTTTTTCAACCGCTGGCATCACGGCTTCTTTTAATTCTCTTTCAAAAAGCTGTAATGATCTTTCACCAAAACCTGCTATACCCCCACCACTCAAATTGCCATCCATCATTACGACAAGCATGGGTTTTGCTTTTTGTGCTGCAATGAGATTATCGAGGATCAAATCAGTTTTTCCCTGTGTGGCCCATCCTCTTTCATCTTCACCACCACCATGTAAAATGTATAAAACAGGATAACTAGTATTAACAGCAGAATCGTATGCAGGTGGGGTGTAGATGTAAAACTGTCGCCATGAGTTAGTAACCCTTGAGAAATATTTTTTAATCCGGATATCACCATGCGGCACATTGCGCAGGGCATAATAAGCACCACCACTAAAAGGAATTTCAATTCCACTTGCCATTCTGCCCATGCCATAAAAAGATTCGCTGGCAGGATCTGCTACTGCCACACCATCTATTAATAAAGTATAATAATGAAAACCTTCACTGATGGAGTCAGTAGTTACTTTCCAAAAACCGGCTGTATCTTTTATAAGATCATATTTCTTGCCTAAATCTATTTGAACTCTTTTTGCTTCTGGTGCTTTGATATTAAAAATTACACGGCTGTCTGGTAAGATTTGCGGATAGGCTGCATTGCGAATATTGGAAGGGGCAGGAGCACCCGCCACCGGGTATTTTGAAAAAGTGGATATATCAACCGGTTTGAAAATTAATTGGGAAAACATAAACAACCCATTCTTCCAAACTTTAAAATCATGTACACCCGGTTCTATAAAATAAATATGCGGAACATTATTTTGTTGCAGGTAGTCATGTGTTCTTTTGCTGAAGGAAATCAATCCATCACTTGCGCCACAGGAAATGAAAAGCAGTTTAATTTTTTCTCTTGCCACTTCTGCATTTGGAACTAACTCCTGCGGCGGTTTTGTATTGGGGGCAGAAGAGAATCCACCTATCCATGCAAACTTATCAAGATTGCCCAGCCCAAAATTTAATGACTGTCCGCCACCCATTGATAAACCTGCAATGGCCCGGTGTTCTCTATCTGTAAATACTGAATATTTCTTTTCAATAAAGGGAATTAAATCATTTAGTAAATCTTTTTCAAAAGTTGCAAATGCCTGTACTTTATCGAGAGCCATAATATTCCCACCTGCACGGTCATTTTTCATTGCCCTGCCATTGGGTAACACCACAATCATTGGTTCTATTTTACCCTGCGCATATAAGTTGTCTAATATTACCTGTGGTTTTCCTCCGTTCAGCCATTCTTTCTCATCACCTCCAATGCCGTGCAAAAGGTATAGCACAGGATACTTATTCTTTTTTGAATACCCCGGCGGAGTATAAATCAATGTGCGTCGAATGGTATCAACTGTTTTGGATTTATAAATAATAGTATCAATATTTCCATGAGCAATACTATCACGCAATACATCAAAACCCGGTTGCCCGGGTTTTACAGGTTCCTGTGAATGAACGGATATATTTACCAGCAATACATTTGCCAAAGCAAATAGCAATTTTTTCATATTGACGATTTTATTTGCAATGCTGTGTTTTATTATTTAAAAAGAAGTGGTCCCATTTGATAAAGGCTACGACGCCATGTTTGAAACTCATGTGCGGTACCCGGAGAAACATAAGTAGCAACGTTATAACCAGCTGCTTTTAAATCAGCTTCAACCTTAGGCAAACCATTAGCACCATTTGTTTCCTTACTACCATAGCTAATAAAGATGTGTTTTGGCTTAGTTTTTCCCTGTAATTCAGTTGGGTTATAGTTACCACCACTTAATAATCCCCAGTAACCAAATACATCAGGTTTAGCTAATGTGATAGTATGTGTTTCAAATCCACCCATTGAAAGTCCTGCCATTGCACGATTATTTCTGTTAGCTATAGTGCGGAAATGTGCATCAACATAAGGTATTAATTCATCAAGCAAAACAGTCTGAAAAGCTCCGACACCTGTAGGTTCACCTGCAGTAACACCAAAAGTTACCACTCCGGCTGCACCCATACCACCACCAGGAGGAGGAGTAGGACGATTTACACTATCTGGACGAGTACCACCGGTTGGAGGGGTTGCATTTAGCGGAGTACCTGGTGGAGGGGTAGGACGACGTCCTATCGGAGCACCGGTATTAGTCATACCATAAGTCATTACAACAATAAAAGGTTTTATTCTGCCTTCCGCGATCATATTATCCATGATCAGGTTAGTCTTGCCTTGAACACCCCATGAAGTTTCATTTTCACCCCAACCATGTTGCAGGTACAATACAGGATATTTGGTTTTGCCTTTTTCATAACCCGGAGGCGTGTAAACAACT
This window contains:
- a CDS encoding ThuA domain-containing protein, yielding MKTSRLSLLLFLLGALVISMSSYSLKKKQKKILVFSKTAGYRHTSSIVAGKKYIIELGQKNKFDVDTTESSDIFTAENLKQYTAVIFLCTTGNVLNDEQQKEFEKFIRNGGGYFGLHSAADTEYDWAWFGELNGAYFKNHPRPQEAVFNIVDENNIATAHLPKVWKRSDELYNFKWIGTDLKILITIDESSYSGGGNGDDHPMAWYHEFDGGRGFYTALGHDNKSWEDPLFLQHVLGGIKYAMGADPELKRIASVK
- a CDS encoding esterase, translating into MKKLLFALANVLLVNISVHSQEPVKPGQPGFDVLRDSIAHGNIDTIIYKSKTVDTIRRTLIYTPPGYSKKNKYPVLYLLHGIGGDEKEWLNGGKPQVILDNLYAQGKIEPMIVVLPNGRAMKNDRAGGNIMALDKVQAFATFEKDLLNDLIPFIEKKYSVFTDREHRAIAGLSMGGGQSLNFGLGNLDKFAWIGGFSSAPNTKPPQELVPNAEVAREKIKLLFISCGASDGLISFSKRTHDYLQQNNVPHIYFIEPGVHDFKVWKNGLFMFSQLIFKPVDISTFSKYPVAGAPAPSNIRNAAYPQILPDSRVIFNIKAPEAKRVQIDLGKKYDLIKDTAGFWKVTTDSISEGFHYYTLLIDGVAVADPASESFYGMGRMASGIEIPFSGGAYYALRNVPHGDIRIKKYFSRVTNSWRQFYIYTPPAYDSAVNTSYPVLYILHGGGEDERGWATQGKTDLILDNLIAAQKAKPMLVVMMDGNLSGGGIAGFGERSLQLFERELKEAVMPAVEKNYRIAKGSGNTALAGLSMGGLQTLHAGVRNTDMFAYLGVFSSGWWANQPALSNPQYEFMKNNASTINNNLKSFWIAMGGKEDIAYANCKIMLSKFDELKIKYQYSEYPGGHTWPVWRNNLFNFAQVLFK